A single window of Gemmatimonadota bacterium DNA harbors:
- a CDS encoding gamma-glutamyltransferase has product MQISRATRHPLCRRPRTLLLLSTFALAGCSAEAGSGTGAPAGPVAHASGGMVVSGSAPATAAGVEVLRAGGNAVDAAVAAAFALAVAEPTQSGLGGRTQALWRTPQGTVAGIDATTEVPSGFRPEAAVGGDYGWGAVAIPGTVAGLAGLHEGRGRLPWAQVVAPAIRLAEEGFELSPGEAERLRSAARELATDEGARRHFLRPDGTPYGPGERLVQPTLAATLRVLATEGADAFYRGSLSRTLTAEMEARDGWVRANDLDAYRAVPAVVGSGTFRGLELWGSYLPASGVTTIEALQILDRLPLEEASSAERTAMIAHALTQAFEDRERVQGPADSAASELTSPGRAEARAQELRALLADRSAGTPSGPDAEHPNTTHLSVVDAEGWAVSMTQSLGPTGGARVASPGLGFLYASTLGYLVDIQPGDRPWSSQSPLIALRDGELAYVIGGAGSRRIISALVSTFVRLGVERMDLEAALAAPRLHPSEGTLTLETGTGVDGSDWGGPDFARFGFEIDTEPFGVYFARLNAIAVGADGQRVGVGDPRWPWSVAGGTERP; this is encoded by the coding sequence ATGCAGATCTCCCGCGCAACACGACACCCGCTGTGTCGTCGGCCGCGGACCCTCCTCCTCCTCTCCACCTTCGCGCTTGCGGGGTGCTCCGCCGAGGCCGGCTCCGGCACCGGCGCACCCGCCGGCCCGGTCGCGCACGCGTCCGGCGGCATGGTCGTATCCGGCTCCGCACCGGCGACCGCCGCCGGGGTCGAGGTGCTGCGCGCGGGGGGCAACGCGGTCGATGCCGCCGTCGCGGCCGCGTTTGCGCTCGCTGTGGCGGAGCCCACCCAGTCGGGGCTGGGCGGGCGGACACAGGCGCTCTGGAGGACCCCGCAGGGAACCGTCGCGGGCATCGACGCCACCACCGAGGTGCCGTCCGGATTCCGGCCCGAGGCCGCGGTGGGGGGGGACTACGGGTGGGGGGCGGTTGCCATCCCCGGAACCGTGGCGGGCCTGGCGGGCCTGCATGAGGGCCGCGGGCGCCTGCCCTGGGCGCAGGTGGTGGCGCCGGCCATCCGGCTCGCCGAGGAGGGATTCGAGCTCAGCCCGGGAGAGGCGGAGCGCCTGCGGAGTGCAGCGCGCGAGCTGGCGACCGACGAGGGTGCGCGCCGCCACTTCCTGCGCCCGGACGGCACCCCCTACGGACCCGGCGAGCGTCTGGTCCAGCCGACGCTGGCCGCGACCCTGCGCGTCCTCGCCACCGAGGGTGCGGACGCCTTCTATCGCGGGTCGCTGAGCAGGACGCTCACGGCCGAGATGGAGGCACGGGACGGCTGGGTGCGCGCCAACGACCTCGACGCCTATCGCGCCGTTCCGGCCGTCGTGGGCTCCGGGACCTTCCGGGGGCTGGAGCTGTGGGGCAGCTACCTGCCCGCGTCCGGCGTGACCACCATCGAGGCGCTCCAGATCCTCGACCGCCTGCCGCTCGAGGAGGCGTCGTCCGCCGAGCGCACCGCGATGATCGCGCACGCGTTGACCCAGGCCTTCGAGGACCGGGAGCGGGTGCAGGGGCCCGCCGACTCGGCCGCCTCCGAGCTCACCTCCCCCGGGCGGGCGGAGGCCCGTGCGCAGGAGCTGCGCGCCCTGCTGGCGGACCGGAGCGCCGGGACGCCGAGCGGGCCCGACGCCGAACATCCCAACACCACCCACCTGTCGGTCGTGGACGCCGAGGGGTGGGCCGTCTCGATGACCCAGTCGCTGGGCCCGACCGGCGGCGCCCGCGTTGCGAGCCCGGGCCTGGGCTTCCTGTACGCCTCGACGCTGGGGTACCTGGTCGACATCCAGCCCGGCGACCGCCCCTGGTCCTCCCAATCCCCGTTGATCGCGCTGCGCGACGGCGAGCTCGCGTATGTCATCGGCGGAGCGGGCTCGCGCCGCATCATCTCCGCGCTCGTGTCCACGTTCGTGCGACTGGGGGTGGAGCGGATGGATCTGGAGGCCGCCCTGGCCGCACCGCGTCTCCATCCCAGCGAAGGGACGCTCACGCTGGAGACCGGTACCGGAGTGGACGGATCCGACTGGGGTGGACCGGACTTCGCCCGCTTCGGCTTCGAGATCGACACCGAGCCGTTCGGGGTCTACTTCGCGCGCCTGAACGCGATCGCCGTGGGCGCGGATGGACAGCGGGTCGGCGTGGGTGATCCGCGCTGGCCGTGGTCGGTGGCGGGAGGAACCGAGCGGCCCTGA
- a CDS encoding ankyrin repeat domain-containing protein has translation MKRLLRNNTLAALSVVFLSAALLPPPEAPVADAAERGDVEAVRALLREGADVNAAQGDGMTALHWASLENRAELVQLLLYAGAQVEPTTRLGGYTPLHLAAQKGFVDVVSTLLAGGADPNALTATGVAPLHFAAESGDVSTVQALVQRGADVDVVDAHQARTPLMFAAAYGRGAVMRTLLDAGADVKAATTVVDYREVAKKDQEDRRRRQRMVAAARGEPEQRGQGGQGGQNAQGGQGGQNAQAGQGGQNAQGGQGGQTAGAPAQPDPDDRPDPRARPDSVSSQLFVTPLSYTDLVGAQGGFTALHYAARDGHMDEARMLLDAGADVNAVTGGDQSSALLVATINGNYDLAHMLLERGADPNLVSEDGVGPLFAVVNGRWALRTWYPQPTAWQQQETDYLDMMRALLDAGADVNQRVNTHIWYTAYNAGRMGVDFGGATTFWRAAYSLDVAAMRLLHEYGADPNIATTKPAERRFPGRDDDEEEKEDPSGLPPVEVGGPAVHPLHAATGVGYGTSRVGQQHQHVPEGWLPAAKYLVDELGVDVNVRDHEGYSALHNAAARGDDELIKYLVSKGADPLVVSRRGQTTVDMANGPQQRVQPFPSTMELLEGLGAKNNHNCQSC, from the coding sequence ATGAAGAGGCTCCTCAGGAACAACACGCTGGCCGCCCTGTCGGTCGTCTTCCTCTCGGCGGCGCTCCTGCCGCCGCCGGAGGCGCCCGTGGCCGATGCGGCCGAGCGCGGCGACGTGGAGGCGGTGCGCGCGCTGCTGCGCGAGGGCGCGGACGTCAATGCGGCCCAGGGAGACGGGATGACCGCCCTGCACTGGGCTTCGCTCGAGAACCGGGCCGAGCTCGTGCAGCTTCTGCTGTATGCCGGAGCGCAGGTCGAGCCGACCACGCGCCTCGGAGGGTACACCCCGCTCCACCTCGCGGCGCAGAAAGGCTTCGTCGACGTGGTCTCCACGCTTCTCGCCGGCGGCGCCGATCCCAACGCCCTGACCGCCACGGGTGTGGCTCCGCTGCACTTCGCAGCGGAGTCCGGCGACGTGAGCACCGTGCAGGCGCTCGTGCAGCGCGGGGCCGACGTGGATGTCGTGGATGCACACCAGGCCCGCACGCCCCTGATGTTCGCGGCGGCCTACGGACGTGGGGCGGTCATGCGCACCCTCCTCGACGCCGGTGCGGACGTGAAGGCCGCGACCACGGTCGTCGACTACCGCGAGGTGGCCAAGAAGGACCAGGAGGACCGGCGGCGCCGGCAGCGCATGGTGGCCGCGGCCCGGGGTGAGCCCGAGCAGCGGGGCCAGGGCGGACAGGGCGGTCAGAACGCGCAAGGCGGCCAGGGCGGTCAGAACGCCCAGGCGGGCCAAGGCGGCCAGAACGCCCAGGGCGGTCAGGGCGGTCAGACGGCCGGAGCGCCCGCACAGCCCGACCCGGACGACCGACCGGATCCACGGGCGCGCCCGGACTCGGTGTCCAGCCAGCTCTTCGTGACGCCCCTGTCGTACACGGACCTGGTCGGCGCGCAGGGCGGCTTCACGGCGCTGCACTACGCCGCCCGCGACGGTCACATGGACGAGGCGCGCATGCTGCTCGACGCCGGCGCGGACGTGAACGCGGTCACCGGTGGCGACCAGTCGAGCGCGTTGCTCGTGGCGACCATCAACGGGAACTACGACCTGGCGCACATGCTGCTCGAACGCGGCGCCGATCCCAACCTCGTGAGCGAGGATGGCGTGGGTCCCCTGTTCGCCGTCGTGAACGGCCGCTGGGCGTTGCGCACCTGGTATCCGCAGCCCACGGCGTGGCAGCAGCAGGAGACCGACTACCTCGACATGATGAGGGCGCTGCTGGACGCGGGCGCGGACGTGAACCAGCGCGTGAACACGCACATCTGGTACACGGCCTACAACGCCGGACGCATGGGCGTCGACTTCGGTGGCGCCACCACGTTCTGGCGTGCCGCCTACTCCCTGGATGTCGCCGCGATGCGCCTGCTGCACGAATACGGCGCGGATCCCAACATCGCGACCACCAAGCCCGCGGAGCGGCGCTTCCCCGGCCGGGACGACGACGAGGAGGAGAAGGAGGATCCCTCCGGCCTGCCGCCGGTCGAGGTGGGGGGCCCCGCGGTGCATCCGCTGCACGCGGCGACCGGGGTCGGCTACGGCACATCCCGCGTGGGGCAGCAGCACCAGCACGTGCCCGAGGGGTGGTTGCCGGCCGCGAAGTACCTGGTCGACGAGCTCGGGGTCGACGTCAACGTGCGGGATCACGAGGGCTACTCGGCGCTGCACAATGCCGCAGCGCGAGGCGACGACGAGCTGATCAAGTATCTCGTCTCGAAGGGGGCCGACCCGCTGGTCGTGAGCCGACGCGGCCAGACCACCGTGGACATGGCCAACGGCCCGCAGCAGCGCGTCCAGCCTTTCCCCTCCACCATGGAGCTGCTCGAGGGGCTCGGGGCGAAGAACAACCACAACTGCCAGTCCTGCTGA
- a CDS encoding DUF1592 domain-containing protein gives MPNLTHPVLIPIVAGAALAAAVAVSDRGPDTVIPPADWLAAALAAGGDAAVHQPPEDAYEGVVEQYCMRCHNDQRLTGNLSLESFTFDGAADQGEIAEKMIKKLRAGMMPPAGARRPEADSLQLLMVALEDRMDELARENPNPGSRTFQRLNRAEYQASVRELLGIGVDVSAFLPLDTKSANFDNIADVQMPSTTLMEGYLRAASQISREALGDVNADPGSKPYTVPRTQSQKDRVPGAPFGTRGGLAVDHNFPADGRYVFQVTLHSAPEGELFGRTQPNEQVEVSVDGERVAVLDIDRWMSDSDPNGMTLSTDSIQVRAGTHRVAAVFIKRWEGPEDDLITPVDHTLADTQIGLDYGVTTLPHLQRFAVVGPFRVTGVSETETRRRIFTCRPLAPAEARPCAQSIVERLATKAYRRPLMESDIEGLMGFYDQGFEEDGFEGGVRFALEAILASPHFVFRVEEAPSNIRPGSVYRISDYDLASRLSYFIWGTPPDAELIELARKNELSKGGQLEKQVQRLLADPRSEGLATRFAAQWLRLSDVDKVHPDALSYPYYDATLAEAMKRETELFFDYLVRQDRSALEMLSADYTFVNERLARHYGIPNVVGSDFQMARYADESRRGLLGHGSILTLTSHADRTSPVLRGKWVMEVLLGSPPPAPPPNVPALEQTEGAEEGRILTVRERMEQHRANPSCNSCHRVIDPIGLALENFDPTGAFRVKDGGNLIDPVGELYDGSAIAGPADLREAILARPEVFLRTFTENLMAYAIGRRLEYYDMPAIRAITRDAAKNDYRISAFIEGVVESDAFLTSRVEVTADEMQHQGTERN, from the coding sequence ATGCCGAATCTCACGCACCCCGTCCTCATCCCGATCGTCGCGGGGGCGGCGCTGGCCGCCGCCGTCGCCGTCTCCGATCGGGGGCCGGACACCGTCATCCCCCCGGCCGATTGGCTGGCCGCAGCGCTGGCCGCGGGCGGTGACGCCGCCGTCCATCAGCCGCCCGAGGACGCCTATGAGGGCGTCGTCGAGCAGTACTGCATGCGCTGCCACAACGACCAGCGCCTGACGGGCAATCTCTCGCTGGAGAGCTTCACGTTCGACGGGGCGGCCGATCAGGGCGAGATCGCCGAGAAGATGATCAAGAAGCTGCGGGCGGGGATGATGCCGCCCGCGGGAGCCCGTCGCCCCGAGGCCGATTCGCTGCAGCTGCTCATGGTCGCGCTCGAAGACCGCATGGACGAGCTGGCGCGTGAGAACCCGAATCCCGGCAGCCGGACGTTCCAGCGCCTGAACCGCGCGGAATACCAGGCGTCCGTGCGCGAGTTGCTGGGGATCGGCGTGGACGTGAGCGCGTTCCTGCCGCTCGACACCAAGAGCGCGAACTTCGACAACATCGCCGACGTGCAGATGCCCTCCACCACGCTGATGGAGGGCTACCTGCGGGCCGCGTCCCAGATCAGCCGCGAGGCGCTGGGGGACGTGAACGCCGATCCGGGCTCGAAGCCGTATACGGTGCCGCGCACCCAGTCGCAGAAGGATCGCGTGCCCGGGGCGCCGTTCGGCACACGCGGCGGCCTGGCGGTGGACCACAACTTCCCCGCCGACGGACGCTACGTGTTCCAGGTCACGCTGCACTCCGCGCCGGAAGGGGAGCTGTTCGGTCGCACGCAGCCCAACGAGCAGGTCGAGGTCTCGGTGGACGGGGAGCGGGTGGCGGTGCTCGACATCGATCGCTGGATGTCGGACTCCGATCCCAACGGCATGACGCTGTCCACGGACTCCATCCAGGTCCGCGCCGGCACGCACCGCGTGGCGGCCGTCTTCATCAAGCGGTGGGAGGGTCCGGAGGACGACCTGATCACCCCGGTCGACCACACGCTGGCCGACACCCAGATCGGTCTGGACTACGGGGTGACCACGCTCCCCCACCTGCAGCGCTTCGCGGTGGTGGGTCCCTTCCGCGTGACCGGCGTGTCGGAGACCGAGACGCGGCGGCGCATCTTCACGTGCCGGCCGCTGGCGCCGGCCGAGGCACGCCCCTGTGCCCAGAGCATCGTGGAGCGGTTGGCCACCAAGGCGTATCGCCGCCCGCTGATGGAGTCGGACATCGAAGGCCTGATGGGCTTCTACGACCAGGGCTTCGAGGAGGACGGTTTCGAGGGCGGCGTGCGCTTCGCGCTGGAGGCCATCCTGGCCAGCCCCCACTTCGTCTTCCGCGTCGAGGAGGCTCCGTCCAACATCCGCCCCGGCAGCGTCTACCGCATCAGCGACTACGATCTGGCGTCCCGGCTCTCCTACTTCATCTGGGGCACGCCGCCCGACGCCGAGCTGATCGAGCTGGCGCGCAAGAACGAGCTGTCCAAGGGCGGTCAGCTGGAGAAGCAGGTCCAGCGCCTGTTGGCCGATCCCCGCTCGGAGGGGCTGGCCACGCGCTTCGCCGCGCAGTGGTTGCGCCTGTCCGACGTGGACAAGGTCCACCCCGACGCGCTCAGCTATCCGTACTACGACGCCACCCTCGCGGAGGCGATGAAGCGCGAGACCGAGCTGTTCTTCGACTACCTCGTGCGGCAGGACCGGAGCGCGCTGGAGATGCTCAGCGCCGACTACACGTTCGTGAACGAGCGTCTGGCGCGGCACTACGGCATCCCGAACGTGGTCGGCTCGGATTTCCAGATGGCGCGCTACGCCGACGAGAGCCGCCGTGGACTCCTGGGGCACGGGAGCATCCTGACGCTGACGTCGCACGCCGACCGCACGTCGCCGGTGCTGCGCGGGAAGTGGGTCATGGAGGTGTTGCTCGGCTCGCCGCCGCCGGCGCCCCCGCCGAACGTCCCTGCCCTGGAGCAGACCGAAGGCGCGGAGGAAGGCCGGATCCTGACGGTCCGGGAGCGCATGGAGCAGCACCGTGCGAATCCGTCCTGCAACTCGTGCCACCGGGTGATCGACCCCATCGGTCTGGCCCTGGAGAACTTCGATCCGACCGGCGCCTTCCGCGTGAAGGACGGCGGCAACCTGATCGATCCCGTGGGTGAGCTCTACGACGGGAGCGCCATCGCGGGTCCGGCGGATCTGCGCGAGGCGATCCTGGCCCGGCCCGAGGTGTTCCTGCGGACGTTCACGGAGAACCTGATGGCCTACGCCATCGGTCGCCGGCTCGAGTACTACGACATGCCGGCCATCCGTGCGATCACGCGGGACGCCGCGAAGAACGACTACCGGATCTCCGCCTTCATCGAGGGCGTGGTCGAGAGCGATGCGTTCCTCACCTCGCGGGTCGAGGTGACGGCCGACGAGATGCAACACCAGGGAACGGAGAGGAACTGA